Below is a window of Paenibacillus antri DNA.
CTTCATCAAGCGGTTCAAGGAACTCGAGGGACTGACCCCTCAGCAATTCCGGGAGCAGCGGACGTAGACTCCGGTTTATTCCGCCGCCGCGGGCGCGCGGTCCGGGAACCAGAAGCCGCGGTACGGCGCCGGCTCCTCGATGCGGACGCCGAGCTGCTCCGCCGCCCGCCTCGGCCAGAACGGGTCGCGCAGCAGCTCCCGGCCGACGGCCACAAGATCCGCGCGCCCGTTCCGCAATATTTCCTCGGCTTGCAGCCCGGTCGTGACGAGCCCGACCGCCGCGGTCGGAATGCCCGCCTCCGCGCGGATCGTCTCGGCGTACGGCACTTGGTACCCCGGATACACCTTCGGCTTCTCCGGGTAGACGCCGCCGCTGCTGACGTCGATCAAGTCGACGCCTTGCGCCTTCATCCGCTTCGCGAAAAAGACGCTGTCCTCGATGCCGTTCCCTTCCGGGCCGTATTCGTTCGCCGACACGCGGACGAACAGCGGACCGTTCCAGACGGAGCGCACCGCTTCAATGACTTCTTGGAGCAGCCGATACCGCTTCTCCCGCGTGCCGCCGTACCGATCCGTCCTTCGGTTCGTGTAGGAGGAGAGGAAGTCGTTCAGCAAGTAGCCGTGCGCCGCATGCAGCTCGATCGCGTCGAACCCGGCTTCGGCGGCGCGGACCGCCGCCGCGCCGAACGATCGAACGACCTCCTCGATCTCCTCGATCGTAAGCGCTCGCGACGATCGCCCGCCGGAGGACAGCCCCGACGCCGACACCGCCTTGCCGGGCACGTTCGTCTTCCGGCCGGCGTGCCACAGCTGTACGCCGACCTTGGAGCCTTGCGCATGCAGCAGGTCGACGAGCCTCCTGTGCATCGGCACGTGTTCGTCGCTCCACAGTCCGAGCGAGCCCTCGTCCCTCCCGTCCTCCATGACCGCATGAACCTCCAGCATAATCAGTCCGACCTGCCCGAGCGCTCTATCTCCGTAGTGGAGCAGATGCCAATCGGTGACCTTCCCGTCCGCGCCCGCGGCCGTCGTTCCCATCGGAGACATCATAATTCGATTTTTTAAGGATAAGCCGCGGATTTCCGTCGGCGTGAAGAGCAAGCTCATTCGCGATAACCCCTTTCTCGCTTTCGCTTTACAAGATTTGCTCTAATTTTATAAGATGGAATCGCGGAGATGAAGGGCGGAACAACGGAAAACTCAGCGGTTCGCGATGATTTTCAAGTTCTTTTTCCACAATCGATTATGATTTATAAAAAGGAGCGTCGATCGATGGATCGCGTCGACAAAAGCATTGTTACCCTGCTTCAAGAGCAAGGGCGGATGTCGTTCACGGAGCTCGGGAAGGCGGTCGGTCTTTCGCAGCCGGCCGTTACGGAACGCGTTCGCCGCTTGGAGGACAAAGGAATTCTCGGCCGCTACCGCGCCGTCGTCCCCCCGGCCAAAATCAACAAGACGACTTCCGCGTTCCTGCTGTTCCATACGAAGGATTGCGACAGCTTTCTTGCGTTCTGCGAAGCGTCCCCCGACGTCGTCGAATGCCACCGCATCAGCGGGCAGTACAACTACCTCGTGAAGGTAGTGACCGAATCGATGGCGTCGCTGGAGTCGTTCAACAACGCCTCGAACAAATACGGCGATTCGCTGACGATGATCGTCATGTCCACGCCGATCCAGTCGAGGCCGCTCATCCCCGTCGTCGAAGAACAATAAGGTTCGGAAAATGAAACTCCCCTCGGTCCGCCGAGGGGAGTTTGGTTTTTATTTTAGATCCGCGGCGCGTTCCACGCTCCGACGGAGATGCCGTCCAACGGGCATTCGCGCCTCGTCTGGAACGGGATCCCGCGCGCTTCGCCCGGATACAAGCCGAGGTCGTTGTCGCCGAGGTAGCTGCCCCAGTCGTCGTCGGGGAAGCCCTCGATCGTTACCCGCACCGCCGGGACCGCGCCGACGTTGCGGATACGTATCTCGCCCGCGGTTCCGTCGGCGCTGCGCTCGAGCGACCACTCCAGCCGCGCTTCGGGCAAGCGCCGCATCGGCGCGTCCGGCAGGCTCGCGTACAAGTCGAACGCTTCGGCGGCTTGTTCGCCGGGGTATTCGTTTTCCGCGTTGCCGGTGTGACGCCCTTCGAACGCGAGCAGCTCCTCCGACTTCGCCTGCGCGTTGAACCAATACCATTGGTCCGCGACGAGCGAGCCGTCCGCGGCCCGCAGCGCCACCGCCAGCAGGAACGGCCGGATCCGCTCATCCTCGGCCAGCGCTATGGCGACGCGATCGACCGAGACGACCGCATTCGGCGCGAGCGTCAGTCCTTCGTACCGGTTCGACCACAGCTCGATCAGGTCGCTGCCGTACAGCGTCGCGCTCACCGATGCGCCGTCCAGCGTCTCCCGCGTCTCGTTCGCCGCATGAATGCCGGCCTCGAACGTCTCCCCCGCCGCCCAGCCGTTCATCTTCGCGTACGTCGCGAAAGCCGAACGCGGCCGGCACGCCTGCATCGCTCGGTAATACGACAGCTTCGGCGTTCCGTAGTAATCGATGATCCCCCAAGAATGCCCCGGGAACAGATCCGTGAATTTGTAATACCAAAATCCCGACTTCGTTACGCCCGCCCCGGCGCGCTGGATTTCCGCGGTAAACCGCAGCGTCTCCCCCTGCGCCGTCTGCGAGTAAGCGATGTAGTCGTCCCAATCGCGGATCGGACCGTACGCGCCGTAGCGCATCACCTTGATGACGTCCTTCAAGCTGAACTGGTGAGAGTGCGCCAGCAGCCCCCGACTGTCTTCCGTCGGCGGCCACGACGCCAGCGCCTCCTCCGGCACGTAGCGAAGGCAGCTGTCTCGATTCGGCATGCTCGGAATGCCGTACTCGCCGTACATGACCGACGGCATGGCGAGCGTCGCCGCGTCCATCGGCTCGCCGAAATGGTAGACGTGCCAATTGTGCACGCTGCCGCCCCACGGGTCGGTGCGATGGTACGGACGCGACGGATCGAACCGGCGGCAGCGGCGTCCGACCAGGAACAAGCCTTCGTCGGCGCCGCCGTGCGGGCCGTTCTCGTTGCCGCCGCCCCACATGACGAGCGACGGATGGCTGCGCAGCCGCTTCACCGATCGCGTCACCTGACGGTCCAAGACGCCGAGGTCCGTATGCGGCGAATCGGGAGGACCCCAACATAACGGGAACTCTTGATACACCATAATGCCCTTCTCGTCGCACATCCGGTAGAAGAAGTCCCCTTCCACCAGCCCTCCGCCCCAAGCGCGGAGCATCTGCACGTTGCCGCGGCGAGCCAGCTCGAGCAGTCGCTCGTACAACGCTTCGTTCTGCTCCAGCATCGGGTCCGGCCAGCACCAATTCGCGCCCTTAATGAACATCGGGACGCCGTTCACGACGAACTGCCAGCGGTATTCGGTCTCCGGCGCCGTGTCCGCGAAGGGGCGCAGCTCGATCGTGCGCACGCCGAAGTCGACGGCGATCGCGTCGACCGCCTCCGCCGCGTCTTCGGCGTCGCGCACGGCCAGCGTCAACGTATATAACGCCGGGTCGCCGTAACCGACCGGCCACCAGAGCGCCGGGTCCGGCAGCTCGACGTCTGCCTCGAACTCGTTCCGGCCGTAGCTCGCCTCGACGGCGCTCCGGAACCGCAGCGCCGACGCGGCGTCCGCCGGCGCCCCCTTGCGGCGGATGTCGCCTTCGACGACGACCGTCGCGCGGTCGGCCGAGCGGCTGTCCGCCGCGAACGCGATCCGGAGCTTCGCGGCGCCGCCTTCGATCGACGCCGTCGCGACGTACGGATCGACGATCGCGACGTCCGGCTCCGCCTGTACCCACACGTCCCTCCAGATGCCCATGGAGATCAGATGCCCGTAGTGCCATCCGAAGCCGGGGCTGCCCTTCAGCAAGCCGTTCCACGACTCAGGCGCCTGGTCGATGCGCATGACGAGCTCGTTCGGCCCGTCGTAACGGATCAAGCCGGTAATGTCGAGGTCCGGTCCGCCGAACATCCCCTTGTGGTGGCCGAGCGACGCGCCGTTGAAGAAGACGGTGCCGGAATAATCGAGCCCGTCGAAGCGCAGCGTCAGCCGCTTGCCCCGCCACGCGGGCGGCGTCTCGAACGTCTTCGCGAACCACCAGTCCCGGCGTTCGACGCGCGTGCGGCGGAACCAGAGCGGACGCTCCTTCGGTTCGCCATGCGCCTCGAGCTCGTCGATCGTATTCGTGTTCCACAGCGGATCTTCGAGCAGCCCGAGCTCGACGAGCGCCTTCTGCACCGTCGTAGGCACCTGCACCTCGTGCCACGCGCTGCGGTCGAACCCCGGCGCGTACCACTTCTCGATCATGCCCGGACTCGCCTTCGCTCTTCGACCGAACCACCCCGTGTTCGGCGCGGGGTCGCCCGGATCGGCCGGATCGCAGTCGATCATGCGCCAGGCGCCGGACAGACAGAGCCGCTCCGCTCGATGCGCCGGCATGGCGCCGCTCGCCGGCTCGACGATCGCCGTCCGGCGCGGAATGCGGCTCTCCGCCTCGATGAGCGCGTCCCCGTGCAGCGAGGAGCTTGCGTATGCTTCGTCCTGAACCTCGTCGAGGTACCGCTTTCCGTCGACGGGACGATAATAGGATAAGGTGGACATGAAGGAGCCCCTTTTCTGATGAAGGATGAGAGGATTCCCCATTATTATCGAATGTGACGGAAAGGAAGTCAATCGTTTTTAATTGTTTGTTGTTGTTTGATGTTGCTTATTGAAACGGAAAAGCTCCGGTCTATTTTGGCGAAACCCGCCTAAACCCGTGGTTCCGAGCAAATAAAAGGGAGCTTTTCCGCTCCGTTCGCCGATTTCGGCAGAAGAGGGGCGAATGAAGCGGAGCTTTTCCCGTTCGGGGCGAAGCGGCGCCAGAAAAAAAGAGGCGGCCGCAGCCGCCTCCCCGCCTTACTTGCGCGTCCCGCGAATCGGAGCCGCCTCCCGTTTCCCGAACGACACGTTCGGCGTAAGCTCGAGCTCGAGCTCCTCGGCGTCGTCGCCCTTCACGCGGCACGCGAGCGTGTGCGCGAACGGCGTCTCGACGAAGCGGATCGCGATCTCGAGCGTTCGCTCGTCCCGCCATGCGTACGCGCCGACGACGCGCTCCGGCGCGTTCGAGTGGAAGCGCGTCTCGCCCTCGCTCCATGCGCCGCGCCCGATCGGCAGGCGGCCGTCGCCCCCGCGCGCGCCGATGACGACGGTCGGTTGCCCGCCGTCGGGAAACTCGAAGCCGATCGAGGCGAGCTCCGCCCAGTTCGGCTCGAGCGCGTACGTTCGGCCGTCGAGCAGCCGCTCGCCGCTCGGCGACGACGACGCCGGCGGCGGATCCAGCCGCAGCGCCCCGAGGCGCGACGCCAACGCGTCGGCCGCGGCGGCGTCCGCCGGCAGCGCCTCCGCCGCCATCGCCGGCAGCAGCGTGTCCCATGCCGCGTTCAGAACGGCTTGCATATCGTTCGTCCCGCTCGTAATCGCGAGAACGGCGTCCTGCTCCGGCAGCACGACGCAAAACTGCCCGAACGCCCCGTCCCCTCGATACGCGCCGTGCCGGCATCGCCAGAATTGGTAGCCGTAGCCTTGCGCCCAGTCGCTGTCCCCGCCGTCTCCGTTCGAGATGTGCTTGCGGCTCGCCTCCTCCGCCCAGCCGTACGGCAGCAGCTGCCGCCCGTTCCAGACGCCTCGCTGCAAGTACAGCTGGCCGAACTTGGCGATATCCTCCGTCGTCACGCTGAGCCCCCAGCCGCCGACGGCGATGCCGCGCGGGCACGACTCCCACGTGGCGCCTACGATGCCGAGCGGCGCCAGCAGACGGCTGTCTAAGTATTCCAGCAGCGACTGACCCGTCGCGCGGCGCAAAATCGCGGACAGCATGTACGTCGCGCCGCTGTTGTACACGAATTTCGTCCCGGGGGCGAACTCCACCGGCGCCGACAGGAACGCCTTCGCCCAATTGCCGTCGGTCGCCCCGTGCAGCGTCGGCTCGGCGGCATGTCCCGTCCCCATCATGAGCAAATCCCGGACGCGCATCTCCGCCAAACTCGGAGAAACGTCAGCCGGCAAATCCTCCTCGCCGAAAAACCCGACGACCCGGTCCTCCAGCGACAACAATCCTTCCGACAGCGCGAAGCCCACCGCCGTAGACGTAAAGCTCTTGCTAAGCGAAAACAACATATGCCGATCCGCCGCCCGGTACGGCGACCACCAGCCCTCCGCGACGACGCGGCCGTGCCGCACCAGCATGAAGCTGTGCAGCTCCGACTTCCGTTCCCGCACCTCGTCCAAGAACGCTTCGATCGCGCCGGACCGAACGCCTTGCGCCTCGGGCGCGCTCCGCGGCAACGCCGCTCCGATTCCCATGTCCGCTCACCCTCCCCCAAAACGGTACTTCTACATAATTATACCAGTTTCTTATCCGCCGGTAAGGGGTTGTCCGATGTTCGGACGAAACAAAAAAAAGGCAGCCGCGGGCGTTACGCTTCCCCCGGGCTGCCGATCGCGATGTGAACGTTGGCGTAATCGATCAACACGACTTTGTCTCGCTTCTCGTCGAGCCGTATATTTTTCTTTCTCGGCCGATTCCGCCTGCGCGTATATAAATCCCTGATGACGATGCCGGCCGCAAGAAACTCCTCGCAAATGCGGTCCAACTGCTCGACGTACCTATCCCTGAAAGGCACTCTCGCCGTCATTTTCTTCATGACGACCCAGCCGTATCCGAAATCGACGATATCGCACAGATGCCGGCGCAGCTCCGGAGGGGATCGGTCGTAGAGCCATACCTCGTTCCCGTTGCACGCGACGCCCTTCGGAACTTTCGCGACCTTCAAGACGAGTCCTTCGCCCGCGTCGAAGACGATCCGATGCTTGCCTGCGCCTGCGATCGGGTAAGGCAAGCCGATGCGAGCGATCGCCTCCTCGTTCGCGATCGACCCGGCCCGATCCGACTCCAAAGCTTCGATCCATGCCCGAATGCGCTCCTCGTCCGCTTCCGTAAGAACGATACTCATTCCGCTCCCCTCCCCATATCGTATATATCCATCGTATGGTAAATACGGGGCGCCCGAGTGGACGAGAGTATAGGTACGCGGAAGTGGAACGATGGCGTAAGCCGGGTGCCTACCCTTCTACTTCCCCGCCTTAGGCTTCCGCGCGAAGGAGACGACGAGCGCGAGGCAAGCGACCGCGAGGGCGGCGATCGACAGGTAGAGCGGAAGGCCGGTCTCCCCGGCGGCCGCGCTTTCCCCGCCGCCGCTCGGACGTACGGTCGTGACGGAGGCCGGTTTCTCGGCATCTTCGGCGCCTACCCACTCGACGACCGTACCGTCTCCATACGACTGGTAGGCTTTCCAGACCAGCGATTCCGCTTGCTCGCCGACCCTTCCCGACATATAGAACTCCGCGAATTCCGTCGGAGACAATCCGTCGCCCTCCGCGGTCCAGGTCACGCTCGTCACCTTCCCCGTATCGTCCGTCGCCAGCTCGTACGTCCAGCCCGGCTTCGGCTCCACGCGGGAGACGGTCGCCTCCTCCGGAATTCGGACCTCCACCTTCACCGTCGGGGTCGCTTCCTCCTCGCTCGGCACGCGAACCGCGAACTTCTCGTACGCCCCCGGCTCGACCTCCTTCGGCCATACCGTGACGTGCGCGCTCGCGATGCCGCCGAACAATCCGATCGACAAGAGGCAGGCGACCGCCAAACTCATTCCCTTTTTCATTCGCTGACAGCTCCTTCTTTAATATGTGGTCCACCGCTTCTCGAACACGGTTTCGTCGTCGTTCGCGTCCAAAATCCGCAGCTGGACGTTCCACCTTCCGGGGAACGGCGGGTACGGTCCTTCGGCGCGATAGGCGCCGTCGCCGCCGGAACGTTCCAACGGAACAAGGATCGAAGCAACCTCCCTGCGGTCGAGGCTGGACAACAGCAGCGTTACGCGCTTCGGCGGCGCTCCGTCTTCGTCCGTCGATTCGACGTCGAACCGGAACGCGTGCATGCCCTCCCCCGCGGGAACGAGCTGCGCGGCGACCATGACCGTCCCGTGCATGTCGTGCCAGTCGAGGGTCTTATTTTCCGGCACTGGATTCAGGTACGTAAACGCGCTGGCCAAGCCTGCGATGACGAGCATCAATCCCGCGTCCAGCAAGAGCAGCGGCCTAAGCGCCCGCTCGCGGCCGGACCGCCGCATCGACCTTCGAAGCAAGCCCCCCGCGATCGCGACCAACGCCGTGGCGCACACCTTCGCGACGAGCAGTCTGCCCCATGCCGCATCCAGCAAATAACTTACCTTCGGTACGTACAGCAAGGTTAGGATCGTGCCCGAGAAGGCAAGCGCCAGGACGCTAATCAGCGCGGCGCTCGAGAACGCCGGCGCGAACGCCGCGGCGGCGTCCCGGTGCCTTCTCCAAAATGCGACAAGAAACAAAAGCCCCCCCGCCCACAACGCCGCTCCCAACAAATGAATGCCGTTCGACGCGATCGCAAGTCCTCGCGGGTCGTGCGCCCATGGGTGCCCCGCCATGCTCTTGGCGGTAACGAGGAGCAGGATCCAACCCGCGTCCGCGAGCTTCCAACGCCCGAGCAGGGGGACCCCGATCGCCGTAAGCCCGAGCATCGCGACGGCCGCCGTCCCGGCGGAGGTCCCGACGAGGGCCGACAGCGCGCCGTCCCACGTCGTTGCCCGGATGTCGCGCAGCCAAACGAACGCATACGCGATTTGCGCGGCCAGGAAGACAAGCAGGATGCGCCGGAGCCAGCGCCGGTACCGCAGGCGGACGCCCTCGTCCGCGTTCGCGGCGATCCAAGCGCCCCAACCGACCCAGCCGACCGCGAAGAGCATGCTTACATACAACACCCCTCTGACGAGGAAAAAGATCGCATCCGGCCGTCCCGCCGTCGGATCGTCGGGCAAACCCGAACCCGCGGCTTCCTGATCCCTGCCGACGGTAAAGAAATAGGAGCCCGCGACGGGATGGCCGTCGGCCGATATGACGCTGTAGGATACCGTGTACCGCCCTTCCGCTTCGCCGGGGAACGGGACGGAGATGCGTTTGCGGTCATCGCTCATCCTCGCCCCCGGCGTACGCAGTTCGTTTCCCTCGGCGTCGAACACTTTGATAAAATAAAGTCGGCTCTCGAGCCGTTCGTTGAACGTTACCGCGACGGCGTCCGGAACGGCGTCGAGCTCGTCGCCGTGGGACGGCTCGGACGCGATCAGAGAGGCGTGCGCCTCGGCGCGGATCGGAATCGCGACCGCGATCGCCGCCGCCAAGATGATGAAGACCAGCGTCCATAGTCTCGCGCGACCTATCGCTCTCATTCGGACGATGACCCCTCCCTTCCCTGAATCTCCGACCCAGTATACCGTCGGCGGGACGCGTTGGGTATCGCTCGAACGGGTGATTTTCCGAATCGCGATTGTTGGTACAATGAAGGAATCGATTCCATCGGGGGTGTCTTTTTGACGTATCGCACGCTGAAGCTATTTACGATCCTGCTCCCGCCCGTCATTATCGGCGGCTTCGAGTTCATCAGGCATGATTGGCTCATTTCCCACTTGTCGATGGACATGGGCAATGTGTATATTACCGCGCTGACGCTTCTCCTTTCGTATTTGTTCGCGACGTGGATGTTCAAGAAGATCGAGCGGATGAACCGCCGGCTGGCCGCCGCGGAAGCGGAGCGGGCCGTCTTCGAGGAGCGGGAGCGCCTCGCCAGCGAATTGCACGACAATATCGCGCAAACGTTGTTCTTCCTGAACGTAAAATTAAAGAAGGGCGAATGGGCGGAGGCCGAGTCGGCGGTAGCGGAAATCGACCGCAACGTTCGGCAAGCCATATTCAATCTCCGATCCAAGCCCGACGAGGCGGGGTCGCTGGCCGCGCGGCTGCGCAAGTGGCTCTCCGAATGGCAGACGGCGTCCGGCGTCGACGTCGACTTGGAGCTTCGGATCGAAGAGCAATACTTTACGGTCGCCGAGGAGGTGCTGCTGTTCGGGATCGTGCAGGAGGCGCTGACGAACATTCGCAAGCATTCGAACGCGACGAAGACGGATATTCGCTTCGTTACGGCTCCGAACGAGTGGCGCCTGACCATTCGAGACAACGGAACGGGCATGCGGCAAGCGCCCCGGACCGAGAACACGTACGGGCTGTCGCTCATGAGCGACCGGGTCAGGAACGTAGGAGCCTCGCTCGAGATCGAATCTCTAGACGGGCAAGGGACGAACATTACCGTGCGTGGGCGGAAAGGAGCGGCGGGGAGATGAATCCGTATCGCGTATTGATCGTAGACGACCACCCGCTCGCGCGGAGCGCCGTTCGCTCGATCTTGGAGTCCTCTTCCCGATACGTCGTCGTCGGGGAAGCCGGCAACGGCATGGACGCTTACGAGCGGTGCGGAACGCTGCGGCCCGACTTGGTCCTCATGGACATCAACATGCCCGGGTGGAACGGACTGGAGACGACGCGGCGCATGAAGCAGACGTACCCGCTCGTGAAGGTCGTCATTCTCAGCGTGTCGGACGACGTCGCCGACCTGTTCGCGGCCATTCAATTCGGGGCGCAGGGGTATTTGATGAAAAATATGGAGCCGGACCATTGGATCGAATATTTGGACTCTTTGTTCGAGGGGAAGGACGACGTGTCGCGCGGCATGGCCGGGAAGATGCTGCGCCGATTCCGGGGAGGCGCCGAGGAAGAGCGCGACGACGACGTCCGTCTGACGGACCGCGAGAAGGAAATTTTGACCTACATCGCCGGCGGCGGCACGAATAAACAGATCGCGGACCGCCTCTCCATTACCGAAAACACGGTGAAGACGCATATTAAGCACTTGCTCGAGAAGCTCCGGCTGCAGAATCGGGTGCAGCTTGCTTCTTATGCGTTCACGAAGGGCATGCAAGGGAAATAAAGCGATAGGGAGGGAATCCGATGAGGGACATCTGGGAGCGAGTCGACTTGAACGGATTGGCCGAGGCGAACGTCAAGCGGTTCGCGGCGACGATCTATGCGTTGATCGAGGAACGGCGAACGCCCTTCGACCTCTTGCTCGTCGGCGGCAATACGGGCGTCGTCATGGCGAGGCTCGCCCTGCTCGTCTACGAGCGGCTGCGGAAGACGCCGCCGTACGTCGTCAAGACGACCCCGCAGCGGTATGAACCGGGCCGGGAGGAGCGCGAAGAAAACCTGTACGACAACTCGATTTTGGAGCTGGACGTCGGAAATCAACTCGCGGACTACCGCATCTCCGAAGTGGGCAAGGCGCTCTTCGTCGACGACGAAATTTCCGCCGGGACGACAGCCCGCATTTGCTTGCGCGCGCTGCTCTCCGCTCTCCCCGCATCCCCCGACCCGATTGAGGTCTGGATCGTCGCCGAAGATCAGGGCTTCCGCGGCAAGGCGTTGGGCGAGCTCGGCCGTCCCGCCGAGGTACGATTCATGCCGTTCGCGCCGGGAGTCGACGGTCTCAGCAATGTCGTTACGTATGTCGTTCCCTACGATATCAAGACTGCGCTGAACGAGACGTTCCCGGACGACGTCCTGTCCCCCCCGCTCCTGTGCAATCTGCTCTTGGATCTGCCGATTCGCGATAAGACGGTCGCCCTGTCCGGCTTCCACTACCGGTATCATCGAATCGCGAGGGAACGGATTCCCGAACTTCCCGCCATGCAGCGCCGATTCCTGCAGCTCCTCCGACGACTCGTCGACGAAGGGATCGAGGCGTATCGGTCCGGGGCGCTCGACTTGGCGGGCGAAACGTACGTGCGGCAATATATCGCCTCGGAATAAAACCAGCCCTATC
It encodes the following:
- a CDS encoding response regulator; translation: MNPYRVLIVDDHPLARSAVRSILESSSRYVVVGEAGNGMDAYERCGTLRPDLVLMDINMPGWNGLETTRRMKQTYPLVKVVILSVSDDVADLFAAIQFGAQGYLMKNMEPDHWIEYLDSLFEGKDDVSRGMAGKMLRRFRGGAEEERDDDVRLTDREKEILTYIAGGGTNKQIADRLSITENTVKTHIKHLLEKLRLQNRVQLASYAFTKGMQGK
- a CDS encoding YcnI family copper-binding membrane protein — protein: MKKGMSLAVACLLSIGLFGGIASAHVTVWPKEVEPGAYEKFAVRVPSEEEATPTVKVEVRIPEEATVSRVEPKPGWTYELATDDTGKVTSVTWTAEGDGLSPTEFAEFYMSGRVGEQAESLVWKAYQSYGDGTVVEWVGAEDAEKPASVTTVRPSGGGESAAAGETGLPLYLSIAALAVACLALVVSFARKPKAGK
- a CDS encoding copper resistance CopC/CopD family protein, which codes for MRAIGRARLWTLVFIILAAAIAVAIPIRAEAHASLIASEPSHGDELDAVPDAVAVTFNERLESRLYFIKVFDAEGNELRTPGARMSDDRKRISVPFPGEAEGRYTVSYSVISADGHPVAGSYFFTVGRDQEAAGSGLPDDPTAGRPDAIFFLVRGVLYVSMLFAVGWVGWGAWIAANADEGVRLRYRRWLRRILLVFLAAQIAYAFVWLRDIRATTWDGALSALVGTSAGTAAVAMLGLTAIGVPLLGRWKLADAGWILLLVTAKSMAGHPWAHDPRGLAIASNGIHLLGAALWAGGLLFLVAFWRRHRDAAAAFAPAFSSAALISVLALAFSGTILTLLYVPKVSYLLDAAWGRLLVAKVCATALVAIAGGLLRRSMRRSGRERALRPLLLLDAGLMLVIAGLASAFTYLNPVPENKTLDWHDMHGTVMVAAQLVPAGEGMHAFRFDVESTDEDGAPPKRVTLLLSSLDRREVASILVPLERSGGDGAYRAEGPYPPFPGRWNVQLRILDANDDETVFEKRWTTY
- a CDS encoding glycoside hydrolase family 2 protein codes for the protein MSTLSYYRPVDGKRYLDEVQDEAYASSSLHGDALIEAESRIPRRTAIVEPASGAMPAHRAERLCLSGAWRMIDCDPADPGDPAPNTGWFGRRAKASPGMIEKWYAPGFDRSAWHEVQVPTTVQKALVELGLLEDPLWNTNTIDELEAHGEPKERPLWFRRTRVERRDWWFAKTFETPPAWRGKRLTLRFDGLDYSGTVFFNGASLGHHKGMFGGPDLDITGLIRYDGPNELVMRIDQAPESWNGLLKGSPGFGWHYGHLISMGIWRDVWVQAEPDVAIVDPYVATASIEGGAAKLRIAFAADSRSADRATVVVEGDIRRKGAPADAASALRFRSAVEASYGRNEFEADVELPDPALWWPVGYGDPALYTLTLAVRDAEDAAEAVDAIAVDFGVRTIELRPFADTAPETEYRWQFVVNGVPMFIKGANWCWPDPMLEQNEALYERLLELARRGNVQMLRAWGGGLVEGDFFYRMCDEKGIMVYQEFPLCWGPPDSPHTDLGVLDRQVTRSVKRLRSHPSLVMWGGGNENGPHGGADEGLFLVGRRCRRFDPSRPYHRTDPWGGSVHNWHVYHFGEPMDAATLAMPSVMYGEYGIPSMPNRDSCLRYVPEEALASWPPTEDSRGLLAHSHQFSLKDVIKVMRYGAYGPIRDWDDYIAYSQTAQGETLRFTAEIQRAGAGVTKSGFWYYKFTDLFPGHSWGIIDYYGTPKLSYYRAMQACRPRSAFATYAKMNGWAAGETFEAGIHAANETRETLDGASVSATLYGSDLIELWSNRYEGLTLAPNAVVSVDRVAIALAEDERIRPFLLAVALRAADGSLVADQWYWFNAQAKSEELLAFEGRHTGNAENEYPGEQAAEAFDLYASLPDAPMRRLPEARLEWSLERSADGTAGEIRIRNVGAVPAVRVTIEGFPDDDWGSYLGDNDLGLYPGEARGIPFQTRRECPLDGISVGAWNAPRI
- a CDS encoding serine hydrolase domain-containing protein; the encoded protein is MGIGAALPRSAPEAQGVRSGAIEAFLDEVRERKSELHSFMLVRHGRVVAEGWWSPYRAADRHMLFSLSKSFTSTAVGFALSEGLLSLEDRVVGFFGEEDLPADVSPSLAEMRVRDLLMMGTGHAAEPTLHGATDGNWAKAFLSAPVEFAPGTKFVYNSGATYMLSAILRRATGQSLLEYLDSRLLAPLGIVGATWESCPRGIAVGGWGLSVTTEDIAKFGQLYLQRGVWNGRQLLPYGWAEEASRKHISNGDGGDSDWAQGYGYQFWRCRHGAYRGDGAFGQFCVVLPEQDAVLAITSGTNDMQAVLNAAWDTLLPAMAAEALPADAAAADALASRLGALRLDPPPASSSPSGERLLDGRTYALEPNWAELASIGFEFPDGGQPTVVIGARGGDGRLPIGRGAWSEGETRFHSNAPERVVGAYAWRDERTLEIAIRFVETPFAHTLACRVKGDDAEELELELTPNVSFGKREAAPIRGTRK
- the namA gene encoding NADPH dehydrogenase NamA; protein product: MSLLFTPTEIRGLSLKNRIMMSPMGTTAAGADGKVTDWHLLHYGDRALGQVGLIMLEVHAVMEDGRDEGSLGLWSDEHVPMHRRLVDLLHAQGSKVGVQLWHAGRKTNVPGKAVSASGLSSGGRSSRALTIEEIEEVVRSFGAAAVRAAEAGFDAIELHAAHGYLLNDFLSSYTNRRTDRYGGTREKRYRLLQEVIEAVRSVWNGPLFVRVSANEYGPEGNGIEDSVFFAKRMKAQGVDLIDVSSGGVYPEKPKVYPGYQVPYAETIRAEAGIPTAAVGLVTTGLQAEEILRNGRADLVAVGRELLRDPFWPRRAAEQLGVRIEEPAPYRGFWFPDRAPAAAE
- a CDS encoding sensor histidine kinase, producing MTYRTLKLFTILLPPVIIGGFEFIRHDWLISHLSMDMGNVYITALTLLLSYLFATWMFKKIERMNRRLAAAEAERAVFEERERLASELHDNIAQTLFFLNVKLKKGEWAEAESAVAEIDRNVRQAIFNLRSKPDEAGSLAARLRKWLSEWQTASGVDVDLELRIEEQYFTVAEEVLLFGIVQEALTNIRKHSNATKTDIRFVTAPNEWRLTIRDNGTGMRQAPRTENTYGLSLMSDRVRNVGASLEIESLDGQGTNITVRGRKGAAGR
- a CDS encoding Lrp/AsnC family transcriptional regulator gives rise to the protein MDRVDKSIVTLLQEQGRMSFTELGKAVGLSQPAVTERVRRLEDKGILGRYRAVVPPAKINKTTSAFLLFHTKDCDSFLAFCEASPDVVECHRISGQYNYLVKVVTESMASLESFNNASNKYGDSLTMIVMSTPIQSRPLIPVVEEQ